The genomic region ACCTTAGGTACTGTAAAGCCATTTTCAGTCATGATAatgattttgacacatttccaatgCCCAGTCAAATGGTCACGCATATCTGATTCCAGGCCATTGTGAAGGACAGCTGGATCAGGTCACTAAATAAAACGGCTAAGAAGACACAGCCAAGATGCATTACAGTATTTAAAGTCACAGCAGGATGTACAGAAATGATTAAGGACAAAATATGCTGTCCCCAGTAATTCATGCAAAGCTCTTTCGCTGTAGCCTATCCTATCCTAATATGGGCCAGGGGGTTGAATTCATTTGTACAAATTTCTTTGGGAAATGCAACACCTTTGAACGTCTGGATGTGCAGCGATGAAGTGAATCAGTACACAttaaattttctgaaagcaATGAGAAATTCAGCgggaaaataattgaaaaaaagtCTAAAGATTACTTGATAACATTTGCTATGCTGTAACTATGCTATTAAATACAGCATTATTAAACACAGATGATAGCATGTGAAACGCACAATTTGTAATGGCATATTTGCAAATCTGTACTTAAGTACACTGTACTTATTGTCGCTGTTACATTTTAAATATAGACAGGAGAAATATTAAATTCCTCATGCTatataggtaggggatttcacagaacagccttcaagagtatttcactggggttatcaaggGTAACATCCCAACCTCTTATCCCCAATACCGGCACAATTATCACAATCCTTGGTGGAAGGGAAACCCATTCATTTATAGGACTGCAGGGCACCTAAAAGTACTAGGCCATTTTAGCGAAAGTGACATTTGCCGTGATCTGTCCGAGTGCCCTTCTAGTTTAAATGAGGAATTTGAGGGTAAAGTTGTCTTTCTAtttcttacaacataaataaggCATTCATACCCGAGTGATGTCAGTGAGCCTGTTTATAGGCCTCATAGACATCGTAGGCTGTTGCATCTGCATGTTACATTGGCCGGTGGTTGGATGATGAAAACTGGCTTGCCCCTGGTACAAAAAGAAACCTAGAGGACACACTGATGATATCATTAGAGATATGACATGTTCAATGCCTCTTCAGTATACAATGCACACTATAGACATTCATCAAAGTGCCCATAAATGTGCTTGCCTTCCTCATCTTTGATTCTCTCTTGAAATGGCGTGTTTGGCTTTCCACCATGCATATCCCCATCAGCATCTGCTTAGACTTTTAGTCTGAGGTTCTGTGTTTAGTTTAGGAAAATGATTGCAGATGATGAAAGTTCTATTCTGTTTCccattatattttacattgatgtgtgtgtttccatatgATGATTATGATAAATGACTGACGAATGAAAATTTGATTGCAATTATGTTCTGTGGTTGTTTCTGAATACAGTGTCCTGCTTTGCATTGACATGTTGAATCTTGTAGAAACCTCAGTGAGCAACATGCATTTGCTTTCTTTACAATAATCCTTAAAACTGCTTTTGTGCATCTCCTATTGATGTCAAGCTGTGTGATAGGTAGAAACGtgtacacatttacaaatggtTGCTCACGTGTGTCGTCCTATTCTTCTTTTTGGTCGTTTACAAAAATGCTAATATGAAAAGAATGTTTCTCTGATGTCTCCTGCCAACAACCATAATTAAACTGTTAACATGTAGCCTGATTTTCACCAAACACATTCTATTGAGATGGTCTGGCCACCTGCTCATATTCGATTGCAAGGGGCGTGACCAGCTGTGAAGTAACCTGAAGTCGGCACATCCAACCTTGTTACCAAATCCTTTCCGAAGTAGTGCCAATACATCTGTTCAAGTCAAAAGGTCTCGGAAAACGGAGTGTAGGGTGAGTAacaagagatgtgtgtgtgtgagattggataacaaacaaaaccaaacaaactaGTGTTAGTTGGCACTGTACAAATGTCTCAGCGAAGGTGAAACTATAGGTTATTTTGGCAAAGGATCAGACCAGATCAGACAGCTAGCTACGTTCAGGTGTCCTGCTAGAAGAGCCCACACGCTTCCTTCCTTTGAGTTCAAGTAGTTTTTGTTAGTTTAATGCTTTTGTAGCTTTATATTTTCCTTAAAACGTCAGTAATTTCTCATGTATTATGTGTGACGTGAGATGAGGGGAAAACAATAACGCCAGACCCCATCGGGCTTAaaccaaaaacataaacaagcaTAAAACAACCCACTTGATGTAGCCGTGCTAAAACGTCTTCCACTAGGTTTATCAGAACTGTAAACTCTATTCCTGAGCTCCCCCCAAAAATTACTCTTTACAGTCCATTATCCGGTCAAACTGCGCAACCATTTACTTATACTTACCATGTTCCCTGCTATAAGTGCGCACATTTCTCAGATATCCTCATTAGGCCCATCGTCAATTGCTGCAGGTGCCAGTAATGAAATGaagagggaaaacaaacaagataTAAATGTACAAGTTTACCCTTTTTCGTTTGTTTATCCTGCATGTACAAATCATGCATGTGTTTCTggtagattattattattttatttttattattattattattattattatattttattttattttcatttcattcaaaGAAGTGTACAGTACAGGTCACTTCAATggcacagtgtgtgttgtggagagaCCTCATATCACCACCAGATGGAGAGATTGGACACTTAGCCTCCTTTGGTAGGGTCCCTGCATTCATAACACGATCCATGGCTACTATTCCTACTCATGTGATTTAAAGATCTGTCTGTAAGAATGCATTCCATGtgatttataaatgtatgtatttttttttttttaaataatactgAAATGCATTGTACTCATGAAGATCATATAACTGACGATCAGGAATTGTATGTGCATGACATATGTGGATGAAGTGTTTTCTTTTAAAATTTGACTTGTCCAAAATATTGTAGGCATAGACTGCTACtaatattgtaggcctattgctGCACTGTAAATCAATCTGTGGTGACACTTTGTGTATAACAGACTTTGGGtttaacattaggctacaatatATTTTACCATCAGAAGCTTGTTTAAGAGGTAACATTTCTGGTTGAATGTTTAGCACTGAGAAGTAAAAGCCATAATTTCTTCCAAATGCATGCTGTCAGTTTGGAGTTTATGTGCCAGATATTAAAAGTTGTATTTTGAAATCTAACATAGCTGAACGATTGATGTCTTGCCACATTCAGACCTCTGCTGCATCACAAAAACTTAAGATTTTTGACAGTGCTAAGCTTatgaaataggcctaggcctacgtgTATTTTCACATGTTCATGTTTATTACTCACAGAATGTATTTCTGTATTACTATATGTCTTTATACTTTTGACAGCAGTAAAAATAGCCAATTCTGATCTTCAGTTGTTTAGTATAGGATGTCCACATACTGTATTAAATTGCACTTTCAATCGATAACAGTGGCACCATAGATGAACATTTTGCTCCAATAAAAGTTGGTATAACAACAGGCAACATCTTGTGATTGAAAGGAAAGTTTGGTTGGTGAACAAAAGGGGGCGATATAACACTATATAATGTTTAAGCACTGTTGGTCATCGGGCTAAGGAACAAATATGAGCTTCATTTCGATTTAATCatgaacattttatttataacatTGAAGTGTTGAAAAATATTCTATTTCCTGAATATCATCCTATTCGGATTAAGCTGTAGCTACTCGAGCCTAATGCCTAGCCTACCAGATGCAAAGCGAGGGACAATTAGCTCCATCGGAAATTAATATGTAAATACTTGCTCATCACAGTCATCACATCACATGTCTACAATTAATATTTACTCCACTTGTGTTATGCCAACAGGCTacattaggcctatgtgatAGATAATAGTATGGCCTCTAGATGTATTGGTTAACCTGTAGCCTAAACTTTGGGTTTGGAATTGATGACTATACAAGCAGATATGCTGTGTTATCACAAATATTGTTGAGAATAAgctattgtttttttaaactgattGGTAGCGTGAATGCACAAAAATATATTCAGAATTTATTAGGCTAAAATGACCTTTGCGAAAGTTACCCATTGTAGGCTGTAACACGTCATTCCGTCGTGCTACGTTGCGCCACATTATTATGCTATAACCTGTTATAGAGAATATACAGTTTGAAACTATTGGAGGCAAAGTTTGTATTTTAATTCCTGCTTATCATCCGTTTTGGTGTTCTGCAACTGCTGGCAAGCTATTCCAGCATAGGCCTACCATAGTAGGGAATGATACGCCAATTGGAAGATTGATATTCAATTTCCGTACTTATGGATTGAAGAGAGAAAATTATTAAGATGTATGGAAACATTGCTACTTCCCGCGAGTCACTGAAAAACAAGGGACTGTTTTGGCAGTCATCTTTTGTTTTCCCCCAAGCAAATGTATTATAATTGCAGGGGCAAACCGGTAGGCTTATTAATTCAACTACTTACGTTTCAGTGTGTTTGCAAAGTCAGTCCGATTTTCTATTTCCTATTCATTCGACATGTCATGTTTCAGGCCGTTCTCGAAAATTTTTGTAATGCTGTTTCTTTAATAACAGAAAATGTATCTGTGTTTGAAGAGGCAACGTAGGCCTAGTCCATTTAATCATATTTGAAATGTATATTTTTAAGGGCAGGCCATTGCTTAAGGCCAAATGATACAGTAGGTCAACGATAGCCTATGGAACTTAAGTTATCTGCAGAAAGATGACCGAGGACACAATTACTTTCGAATACATATTTTattgatatactgtacatgactCCATTCTGGAAAAACTGAAATGTAACATAAGTGCAGTTATTAATTCATTAAAATGTTGTGTATTTTGTTATAgaaatggaaataaaacttaaCATACAACTGAAATGATGGTACTTGCCATCCTCTTCATTTGACTTTAAAACATGCTGTTGCATAATAACAGCCATGTTTTACAGGCTTTGGCGGCGTGAATTCATTGTGCACAAgtcactctttttttcttttgttgctTGTGCGTGTATGAGGCAAACTCCGATATTTTCATAGCAGAAGCAATAGCCTAGTGTATTATctttgtgattttgtttttctaGAAAACTGGTGTTACAAAACCATTTTCTAAACTGAATGATTGAATATTCCAAGGTGTCACAGAGTGTGTTGGCTCTGTTTCTTACAATACTGCTCGGCATTGTCAGCGCAATATGGAATCCAGTGTCCTATGGCCTACATGATTCTTGGCGTATCTGGCGACTTATTGGCGTTTACATTACACATGGCTTGACATCTTGGCACACACCTTGATGATGATGGTGTAATTGATGGTAGTACGATCCACTGGCGGTGGGATGAAAGGATGTGATCCCATTAAAGTTCAACACAAAATCTTTCCTGTCACACACTGGCGAAGAATGACTTTGATATCGCGGTATTCCCACTGCAATTAAAGAGAGCAATTAAGACATCAGGGTTGATTTAACAACAAatacaatatactgtatatattattgCATTCTTATTTGCTTGCATGTGCGCtgtgaaaaaaatgtgtttgtgtttgtgggcgtgtgtctgcctgtgagcgtgtgtatgtTGCATGTTTTATTATACGCTGTTTATTAGTCTGGTTTAATTTCTACCTATAATTCAAATAAATTGCATGAGCCGCGACAAACCATCCTATAATGCTAACTAAATGTAGGTTACAAGACAACTCAAATGAGGAAACTGAAATATATAGTCTACCAATTTACGTTATTGCTGGTTTTAATATTATTCTTAATTGTATTTGCATTTGTGGGATTATCAGACACTACagcatagcctaggcctactattcaCTAATAGTATAACTACGCTATGCACATGGAAATTACTTCACATGTGATGGTTCATTGCACGGTGTGTTTTGTTTCAcgctacaacatagaacataaTCGGAGCCCGCTTTTTAAAACAACATCGTTGGTGATTGACAGCACTTATTAGGTATTAGCGAGCCATGTAGAAGGCCCCAATTCAGCCGAGTGCTGGTGTTCTGAATAGTTAAAATATAAGTTGAACAAGGCATAAGACTCCCTTGGGTCCCTCTAACCTGAAAATCCTCTTCAACCGGAGGTGTTGGGTTTTCATAACCAGTCCTCTGTCAGAGACAACCCTGTTTTCTTAACCTGCTTGATCCTGGACTTAACAATTATGGTAGTTTAACTAGGCTACTCTGttctgagagagaaaaaaaaattctgtcGCAGTAAAATACTTTTTGTATTAAACCATGGCGACAATgtattataggcctacatcaaagACCCCTTGATGGCAGATTAATTTCCAGTAGACAATCAGAATTTCCAGTAGACAATCAGATGTTTTTGCGGACAAAAAATGCCTGATAAATGTCAGTAGGATTtacaaatacataaaatacatttgtaTTATCTTGTTGACCTAATGGTGTTAAGAAGTTGTCATTGTTGTAGCTGTAGTGTAAACTTGAAACATGTAATGTGCTTTTGTTGACCTAAAATAATTTGATCTGTATAGTCTTCATTTCACTTTaagctttatttattttaaaataaatagcaACATAAAATAATCCCTAGGACATGTACCAACAGAATAAATTATTGTGTATTTCAATTTTGTGATTTCAGATCAAAAACTGTATTAAGCGATTAAAGACCTACTATTAATATTATCGTGACTATAAACGTTTATTAGCTTAGCACTGatataaaacatgttttttgagCTGCAATTGACTATTTTCTTTGGTAAACCACATCCTATAAGGCCTATACACGTGATTTTATTTTACATGGCGGTCGAGGCTATGAACCACTAGTTCCTATTTCTTCATGTGTATCATAGTGATATTTTCATGGCATTGCATTAACTTACACGAAGAGTATATTACCTGAAATATCCGTGGAGTCCCTGCCGTTGTGGTGAAGGTAGCTCTGCTCGATGGAGTACGGTGACATACTCGAGTGTAAACCGGAGGAGGTCGGACTGCTAGAGGCAAGTGGTTGCTGCTTGATGTAGGGAGACACACTGGAGGAGGCCCAATGCGCCGAAGCTGCATAGGGCGAGTGACACTCCAGGGAGCTGGTCATCGCAGGGGGCGAATGTAGGGGACTGCTGCTGCTATCGGGACCATAGTCACCGTTAGACGTCACTTGACAAGCTGCCATGTAAGTGGATCCAGGGCTTGGCGACATATGAGGCACATGGTGGCCCGCGCTTAGCCCGTCGTATCCCGCGGGCACACCAGGCACACCGTTAGTCATCATGTCCAAGTTGTAACCATTGGCGTGACAAGCCAATGATGCAGACGGTGACTGGAAATCAAAGTTTTGAGGCAGCATCGATGTACCGAAGCCGATGCCGTTCATCATCCGGTACATTGGTTTAAGGGCTTGGCATTTCCTACGGAATCCTCGGGGTCTGCGGCGAAAAGACCCCTCCTCGAACATAAACTCGCTGCCAGGATCTATTGTCCAGTAATGTCCTTTACCAGGTCTCCCAAGGCCCTTGGGCAATTTAATGAAGCATTcgttgagagagagattgtgtctAACTGAATTTTTCCAGCCCTGATACGATCCCCTAAAGAATGGAAATCGGGCCTGGAGGAATTGGTATATCTCGCTGAGTGTCAACCTCTTAGTAGGGGAACTCTGGATCGCCATTACAATTAGGGCGATGTAAGAATAAGGCGGTTTCTCGGGGCGTCTCATGCCTGAGTTTGCTTTCTTGCCCTTGGTGGTGGCCGATGATCCTGCGGCATCTAAAACCGTCTGTGCGCTCTGCAGCGCGGAATGCATGGCATCGGACGCTGGGCTAGTTCGCAGAGGCGGTGGGTCCAGCTGCTGCTGAGCGGTTTCGGTTGTCATCTCCGCTGTTTCCTTGATCTTAGTCACAACGAACGAGGAAAGTAACGGTACAATAGTTGTAATGGAGATCTGTAATCAACGCCTTGCAGTCCCACCACGTATATGAAAAGAATAAAGTATCATTTACCAAACTCAATTGAAGGAGATTCTGAGAGTCCGAAAGATAGTTGAGGGAGTTTCCAGCCGTGCTAAATGGAGAGGTCAGTGCCCTGTGGAACTTTTATGCGCACTTATCCAAGACACCAGCTGTGTGTCGCCAGAGCAGCGGTTCTTCCGCAGTCTTTTGGTGGCCATAGCTAGTACTAATCCTTTAAGAGAAGGAAACGCAAAGCTCCTGGGCTCTCTTGCGCAGATCCACTCGGCCAAACAAAACGCGACCACCTATCAATTCGTAAATCTTTCTCTGCCCCCCAGATCACGTCTAAATCCCTCCAAGAAATCGCTGTCGACCAGAGACCCACCCCCTTCCACGCCTGGCCTCAATCCAGCTATATTTCTAGCGGGAGGTTCTGCTTAGAGTCCGAGCACAGACCCTTTCCCTCCCCCTGACATTTATAATACACGCAATTACGCCAT from Alosa alosa isolate M-15738 ecotype Scorff River chromosome 1, AALO_Geno_1.1, whole genome shotgun sequence harbors:
- the foxf2a gene encoding forkhead box protein F2a, with amino-acid sequence MTTETAQQQLDPPPLRTSPASDAMHSALQSAQTVLDAAGSSATTKGKKANSGMRRPEKPPYSYIALIVMAIQSSPTKRLTLSEIYQFLQARFPFFRGSYQGWKNSVRHNLSLNECFIKLPKGLGRPGKGHYWTIDPGSEFMFEEGSFRRRPRGFRRKCQALKPMYRMMNGIGFGTSMLPQNFDFQSPSASLACHANGYNLDMMTNGVPGVPAGYDGLSAGHHVPHMSPSPGSTYMAACQVTSNGDYGPDSSSSPLHSPPAMTSSLECHSPYAASAHWASSSVSPYIKQQPLASSSPTSSGLHSSMSPYSIEQSYLHHNGRDSTDISVGIPRYQSHSSPVCDRKDFVLNFNGITSFHPTASGSYYHQLHHHHQGVCQDVKPCVM